A part of Aegilops tauschii subsp. strangulata cultivar AL8/78 chromosome 2, Aet v6.0, whole genome shotgun sequence genomic DNA contains:
- the LOC109744583 gene encoding uncharacterized protein translates to MQLRLHPTRPQRPRRLPQLPDATHQLITATPAAVLSTAPNPFIKCAQPPERLVERHLVEVGELLDAGDDREQPVRDGVKKLFHQHRAAKRLPRFANRAVIPASLPAYASSASPSAIFMRSSSPCRVARLAVRTRSAPTNLTFRESHISLAVSFIVTCSSTSSSSPPRIIARAVLHVFPFTAALPGATASHRVWASRIAYALIAHTV, encoded by the exons ATGCAGCTCAGACTGCACCCGACGCGTCCG CAGCGCCCGCGTCGGTTGCCGCAGTTGCCCGACGCCACGCATCAGCTGATCACCGCCACGCCCGCCGCCGTCTTGTCCACGGCGCCGAACCCGTTCATCAAATGCGCGCAGCCGCCCGAGCGCCTCGTCGAACGTCATCTTGTCGAGGTTGGAGAACTGCTCGATGCCGGCGACGACCGGGAACAGCCGGTCAGGGACGGTGTCAAGAAGCTTTTTCACCAGCACCGCGCCGCCAAGCGTCTCCCGAGGTTCGCGAACCGCGCCGTCATCCCCGCCAGCCTCCCGGCGTACGCGTCCAGCGCCTCGCCGTCCGCCATCTTCATGCGATCGAGCTCCCCGTGCAGAGTCGCCCGCCTCGCCGTGCGCACCCGATCGGCGCCGACGAACCTCACCTTCAGGGAGTCCCATATCTCCCTGGCGGTGAGCTTCATTGTCACCTGCAGCAGCACGTCCTCCAGCAGCCCGCCGAGGATCATCGCGCGCGCCGTCTTGCACGTTTTCCCGTTCACCGCCGCGTTGCCCGGTGCCACCGCCTCCCACAGAGTGTGGGCGTCAAGAATCGCCTACGCCTTGATCGCCCACACCGTGTAG